From the Pseudomonas monsensis genome, the window GCGATTCTCAAGGACTTCGCCGCACGCGATGTGAAAATCCCCGAGCTCGAAGCCGACCGGCGACTGGCCCAGGTGCTGGTTGATCAACTGCAACAGGCGCCGGTGCATGAATGTTATCTGCCGTATGCGAGTAATCCCGGGTTGCTGGCGATTCTCGATGCATTGCAGGCCGATCCGGGCAGTAACCAACCGCTGGCGCACTGGGCGGCGCAGGTACACGTCAGCGAGCGCACGCTGGCCCGGCAGTTCGTGCGTGAGCTGGGGATGAGTTTCGGCGAATGGCGTCAGCGTCTGCGCTATCTGGCAGCGATCGAGGCGCTGGAAAGTTCGAAGAGCGTGCAGGAGATCGCCTTCGATCTGGGTTACAGCGGTGGCTCGGCCTTCATCGCCATGTTTGCCCGTCAGGCCGGATGCACGCCGGAGCAGTATCGGCGCAGCCACCTGGAAGGCGGGAAGGTGTAACAAGATTTGGCTACACTTCAGCAGAGGCCGCATCCATCGGTGCGGCGACAAGGAGAAAACTCCATGAAGATGTTGCGTGTCCCTTTGTTGATGATCGGTCTGCTGCTGTGCTCCCAGGGTTTCGCCGCCACCGCGCAGCAGAACAAAATGACCACCTGCAATGCCGATGCGACCGCCAAGAGCCTCAAGGGCGATGAGCGTAAGACTTTCATGAGCACCTGCCTCAAGGCAGCGCCGGCGGCCAACGATGCCAAGGCCCTGACCCCGCAGCAGGAAAAAATGAAAACCTGCAACGCCGACGCGAAAACCAAAGCCCTGACCGGCGATGCGCGCAAGACCTTCATGAGTGACTGCCTGAAGAAAAAATAACCCGCTTCTGTGGCGTGTCAGGGTCGACGCGTCCGCTTGAGATTTGCCCTCACCCTAACCCTCTCCCGGAGGGAGAGGGGACTGACCGCAGCGTCTCAAGAAACTCGTCGACTTGAAAGAAACCGGTCGATTATGGATTCCATGTCGCTGTTTCAGGTCACAGGATACGCAGAGCATCCCCCAATCGGTTCCCTCTCCCTTTGGGAGAGGGTTAGGGTGAGGGCAAATCTCAAGAAACTCGTCGACCTGAAAAAACCGGTCGATTTTGGATTCCATGTCGCTGTTTCAGGTCACTGGATACGCAGAGCATCCCCCAATCGGTTCCCTCTCCCTTTGGGAGAGGGCTAGGGTGAGGGGACCTGAAGCACCGCATATCCCTAGTGCTCTCTCTGGATCGCTGGCAGACTGCCAATCCTTTTACGCCGTTCGTTTTGAGGCTGTATGCCAACGTTTTCTGAGCGTCATGTTGTGTTCTGGGTCAGTTGCATCATTATTTTTGGCGGTTTGCTGCTGGTGCTGCCGCTGCGTTTGTTGCCCAGCCTGTTGGCCGGTCTGCTGGTCTATGAGCTGGTCAACATGCTCACCCCGCAACTGCAACGGCTGATCGAAGGCCGGCGCGCGCGCTGGTTGGCGGTGGCGTTGCTGGGCACGCTGGTGGTCAGTGTGCTGGCGCTGATCTTCGCCGGCGCTATCAGTTTCCTGCTGCACGAAGCAGAAAACCCCGGCGCTTCTCTCGATAAATTCATGGGCGTGGTCGATCGTGCGCGCGGGCAACTGCCGCCGTTTCTCGATGCCTACCTGCCTGCCAGCGCCGCCGAGTTCCGTGTCGCCATCGGTCAATGGGCAAGCAAGCACCTGTCCGAACTGCAACTGGTGGGCAAGGACGCGGCGCACATGTTTGTCACCCTGCTGATCGGCATGGTCCTTGGCGCGATCATCGCCCTGCAGCGGATACCGGACGTGACCAAGCGCAAGCCGCTGGCCGCCGCCCTGTTCGATCGCCTGCACCTGCTGGTCCAGGCCTTTCGCAACATCGTCTTCGCACAGATCAAGATTTCCCTGCTCAACACGATCTTCACCGGGATCTTCCTCGCGGTGATCCTGCCGATGTTTGGCATCAAGCTGCCGCTGACCAAGACCCTGATCGTCCTGACCTTCCTGCTCGGCCTGTTGCCGGTGATCGGCAACCTGATGTCGAACACGCTGATCACCATCGTCGGTCTGTCGCTGTCGATCTGGGTGGCGGTGGCGGCGCTGGGTTATCTGATCTTTATCCACAAGCTCGAATACTTCCTCAACGCGCGCATCGTCGGCGGGCAGATCAGTGCCAAGTCGTGGGAGTTGCTGCTGGCGATGCTGGTGTTCGAAGCCGCGTTCGGCCTGCCGGGAGTGGTGGCGGGGCCGATTTATTACGCGTACCTGAAGAGTGAGTTGAAGCTGGGTGGGATGGTCTAAGGCCAGGCATCTGTAGCGAATGCATCTGTGGCGAGGGGATTTATCCCCGCTGGCCTGCGCAGCAGGCCCCTGCTTTCAAAAGTCGAGGGCCGCTTCGCGACCCAACGCGGATAAATCCCCTCGCCACAAAGGCTCTTCGCCACAGCGATTGTGATCAGGCCATTGCGCCGTAACGCTTCATCGCCTCAATCGCCAGACCGCTGCCAATGCTGCCAAAGATATTCCCTTCAACATGCCGTGCGTTCGGCAACATCGCCGAAACACTGTTGCGCAGCGCCGGAATGCCGCTCGAACCGCCGGTGAAGAACACCGTATCGACCTGATCCACCGACACGTTGGCATCGTTCAACAGCTGCGTGACGCTGCCGCGCACGCGCTCAAGCAGTGCGTCGATGGACGATTCGAACAGGGCGCGGCTCAGCTCAACGCTCAGGCCGGGCTCGATCCGGTCCAGCGGCACATGGCGGCTGTCGGTGTGGGTCAGCTGGATCTTGGTTTCTTCTACTTCCATCGCCAGCCAGTGGCCGGCGCGCTGTTCGATCAGCTTGAACAGGCGGTCGATGCCGCCGGTGTCTTCGATGTCGTAACGCATGCTGCCCAGCGCCAGGGTGGATTTCTGCGAGTAGACCGAGTTGATGGTGTGCCAGGTCGCCAGGTTCATGTGGTGGCTGGTCGGCATGTAGGCGCCGCTCTTCATGCGGCTGCCGTAGCCGAACAGCGGCATCAAGCCTTGCAGACTCAGCTGTTTATCGAAATCGGTACCGCCGATGTGCACGCCGCCG encodes:
- a CDS encoding AraC family transcriptional regulator gives rise to the protein MNSKHIDLLDFSELPSAVYFRYADFNAHEYAAPHRHPWGTLEYAAHGVLHMDVDGNRFMSPPQYAVWVPPQVEHSFYSHQPVNYRAVCLDPKVCAELPARACTLAISDILKAILKDFAARDVKIPELEADRRLAQVLVDQLQQAPVHECYLPYASNPGLLAILDALQADPGSNQPLAHWAAQVHVSERTLARQFVRELGMSFGEWRQRLRYLAAIEALESSKSVQEIAFDLGYSGGSAFIAMFARQAGCTPEQYRRSHLEGGKV
- a CDS encoding PsiF family protein, which produces MKMLRVPLLMIGLLLCSQGFAATAQQNKMTTCNADATAKSLKGDERKTFMSTCLKAAPAANDAKALTPQQEKMKTCNADAKTKALTGDARKTFMSDCLKKK
- a CDS encoding AI-2E family transporter; its protein translation is MPTFSERHVVFWVSCIIIFGGLLLVLPLRLLPSLLAGLLVYELVNMLTPQLQRLIEGRRARWLAVALLGTLVVSVLALIFAGAISFLLHEAENPGASLDKFMGVVDRARGQLPPFLDAYLPASAAEFRVAIGQWASKHLSELQLVGKDAAHMFVTLLIGMVLGAIIALQRIPDVTKRKPLAAALFDRLHLLVQAFRNIVFAQIKISLLNTIFTGIFLAVILPMFGIKLPLTKTLIVLTFLLGLLPVIGNLMSNTLITIVGLSLSIWVAVAALGYLIFIHKLEYFLNARIVGGQISAKSWELLLAMLVFEAAFGLPGVVAGPIYYAYLKSELKLGGMV